In a single window of the Caldilineales bacterium genome:
- a CDS encoding cobalamin B12-binding domain-containing protein codes for MTDKPIRVLIAKPGLDGHDRGAKVVALALRDAGFEVIYTGLHQTVEQIVEAAIQEDADVIGLSILSGAHLPISARLMERLRAEGVDDKRVIVGGNIPAADIPALQSLGVAGVFPSSSRFEEIVGFIRGSGGY; via the coding sequence ATGACTGACAAACCCATCCGCGTGCTGATTGCCAAACCGGGGCTTGACGGCCACGACCGCGGGGCCAAAGTCGTGGCCCTGGCCCTGCGCGACGCCGGCTTCGAGGTCATCTACACCGGCCTGCACCAGACCGTCGAGCAAATCGTCGAGGCCGCCATCCAGGAAGATGCGGACGTGATCGGCCTCTCGATCCTCTCCGGCGCCCACCTGCCCATCTCGGCCCGGCTGATGGAGCGATTGCGGGCCGAGGGCGTGGACGACAAGCGGGTGATCGTGGGCGGCAACATCCCCGCCGCCGACATCCCCGCCCTCCAATCCCTGGGCGTGGCCGGCGTCTTCCCCAGCAGCAGCCGGTTCGAGGAGATTGTGGGGTTTATTCGTGGGAGTGGTGGTTATTAG
- a CDS encoding VOC family protein codes for MNYVKHIERVALAVPNLEEAQTFFETWFGAVFMPEEIIEDMGIRYRPFQVGGSRMELLEPTRDDSPVARFLAHNRGPGVHHITFEVDDLDAAVAELERRGGRIAYRHTYAEGVTFEGKVWREAFVHPKDAFGVLIHLAEKRPAPQ; via the coding sequence ATGAATTATGTCAAGCACATCGAACGCGTCGCCCTGGCCGTGCCCAACCTGGAGGAAGCGCAGACCTTCTTCGAGACCTGGTTCGGGGCCGTCTTCATGCCAGAAGAGATCATCGAGGACATGGGCATCCGCTACCGCCCCTTCCAGGTAGGCGGCAGCCGCATGGAACTGCTGGAGCCGACCCGCGACGACAGCCCCGTGGCCCGTTTCCTGGCCCACAACCGCGGCCCCGGCGTCCACCACATCACCTTCGAGGTGGATGACCTGGACGCGGCCGTGGCCGAGTTGGAGCGCCGCGGGGGGCGCATCGCCTATCGCCACACCTACGCCGAGGGCGTGACCTTCGAGGGCAAGGTCTGGCGCGAGGCCTTCGTCCACCCCAAAGATGCCTTTGGTGTGCTTATCCATCTGGCCGAAAAGCGCCCCGCCCCACAATAA
- a CDS encoding xanthine dehydrogenase family protein molybdopterin-binding subunit has protein sequence MSSHIGQRLPKLDAPDKAAGRATYGHDVRLPGLLHGKILYSAHAHARVVRVDASRAERLPGVKCVLTAADNPPTHFGYGKDQTAFKTIARSRRDEIAAVAAVDPDVAAQALSLIEVEYEPLPALFSVAAALAPGAPLIHPEHGSNLFQTYRYEHGDLARGEAESDLILESRYHLPYVNHACMETSVVVAHYEQGGRLTLWSTTQIPFLLQRDLAEALGIPGSQIRIIQTAIGGAFGRGLDIYPFEPIAALLSLRSGRPVRVAFSRREEFLAGPARQPAEVLIRAGARRDGRLTFRDVSTALDIGAYVSWGSVTPLVMMETTASLYKIPHVRFQADCIYTNNLVTGAMRGYGNPQSTFFVETMMDRLAEALGMDPVEFRLINANEPNSTTPQGLVITSCGLKECLQAVAAAADRPAAARGRAVGGGQTAAHGPEPTPQAAQPNSLKRGVGFAATLNVGGGARIYRSDGCGATVKVDDFGHVTLITGSTEIGQGSETVLAQIVAEALGVQPQEVAVVNSDTDIKPWDVGVHASRTTFIAGNAAHLAALDARSQIFETAAEMLGVSPDRLTASDGRIRLADAPDAPALPLSRVVRQRHFRQGGQIVVGEGWYDPPTQMVDKDTYKGNISAAYGFGAQMAEVEVDEETGRVRVLRLACANDIGRAINPMAVEGQIEGGAQMGLGYALSEELIVADGQVLNPDFHHYRLFTAADMPEIETILVETDDPGGPYGAKGVGEMGGTPTAAAIANAIYDATKGGAASKGGAASKGGAASKGGGAAIGIRLTELPMTPERVLAAILQRDQETA, from the coding sequence ATGTCTTCCCACATCGGCCAGCGCCTGCCCAAACTCGATGCGCCGGACAAAGCCGCCGGACGGGCCACCTATGGCCACGACGTGCGTCTGCCCGGCCTGCTGCACGGCAAAATCCTCTACTCCGCCCACGCCCACGCCCGCGTCGTGCGCGTGGACGCCTCCCGCGCCGAACGGCTGCCCGGCGTCAAGTGCGTGCTCACCGCCGCCGACAATCCCCCCACCCATTTCGGCTACGGCAAGGACCAGACCGCCTTCAAGACCATCGCCCGCAGCCGCCGGGATGAGATCGCCGCCGTGGCCGCGGTCGACCCGGATGTGGCTGCCCAGGCCCTCAGCCTGATCGAGGTGGAGTACGAACCACTGCCCGCCCTCTTCTCTGTGGCCGCAGCCCTGGCCCCCGGCGCCCCCCTCATCCACCCCGAACATGGCTCCAACCTCTTCCAGACCTATCGCTACGAGCACGGCGACCTGGCCCGCGGCGAAGCCGAATCGGACCTGATCCTGGAAAGCCGCTATCATCTCCCTTATGTCAATCACGCCTGCATGGAGACGAGCGTGGTCGTGGCCCACTACGAGCAGGGCGGCCGCCTCACCCTGTGGAGCACCACCCAGATCCCCTTCCTCTTGCAGCGCGACCTGGCCGAGGCCCTGGGCATCCCCGGCAGCCAGATCCGCATCATCCAGACCGCCATCGGCGGCGCCTTTGGCCGCGGGCTGGACATCTACCCCTTCGAGCCGATCGCGGCCCTGCTGTCGCTACGCAGCGGCCGGCCGGTGCGGGTGGCCTTTTCGCGGCGGGAGGAATTCCTGGCCGGCCCCGCCCGCCAACCGGCCGAGGTGCTCATCCGCGCCGGCGCCCGGCGGGATGGCCGCCTCACCTTTCGCGATGTGTCCACCGCCCTCGACATCGGCGCCTACGTCTCGTGGGGGTCGGTGACGCCGCTGGTGATGATGGAGACCACCGCCTCCCTCTACAAAATCCCGCACGTGCGCTTCCAGGCCGACTGCATCTACACCAACAACCTGGTCACCGGGGCCATGCGCGGCTACGGCAACCCCCAATCCACCTTTTTCGTGGAGACGATGATGGATCGGTTGGCCGAGGCCCTGGGCATGGACCCGGTCGAATTCCGTCTGATCAACGCCAACGAACCCAACAGCACCACCCCGCAGGGCCTGGTGATCACCTCCTGCGGCCTGAAAGAGTGCCTGCAAGCCGTCGCCGCCGCCGCCGACCGCCCGGCCGCCGCGCGGGGCCGGGCGGTCGGCGGCGGCCAGACCGCGGCCCACGGGCCTGAACCCACGCCGCAAGCAGCGCAGCCCAACTCGCTCAAACGCGGGGTGGGCTTCGCCGCCACCCTCAACGTCGGCGGCGGCGCCCGCATCTACCGCAGCGACGGCTGCGGGGCCACGGTCAAGGTCGATGACTTCGGCCACGTCACCCTCATCACCGGCTCCACCGAGATCGGCCAGGGGTCGGAGACGGTGCTGGCCCAGATCGTGGCCGAGGCGTTGGGCGTGCAGCCGCAGGAAGTCGCGGTCGTCAACAGCGACACCGACATCAAACCCTGGGATGTGGGCGTGCACGCCAGCCGCACCACCTTCATCGCCGGCAACGCCGCCCACCTGGCGGCGCTGGACGCCCGCAGCCAGATCTTCGAGACCGCCGCCGAGATGCTCGGCGTCAGCCCCGACCGCCTGACCGCCAGCGATGGCCGCATCCGTCTGGCCGACGCGCCCGACGCGCCCGCCCTGCCCCTCTCGCGCGTGGTGCGCCAGCGCCACTTCCGCCAGGGCGGGCAGATCGTGGTCGGCGAGGGCTGGTACGACCCGCCCACCCAGATGGTGGACAAGGACACCTACAAGGGCAACATCTCTGCCGCCTATGGCTTCGGCGCTCAGATGGCCGAGGTGGAGGTGGATGAGGAGACCGGGCGGGTGCGCGTGCTGCGCCTGGCCTGCGCCAACGATATCGGCCGGGCGATCAACCCCATGGCCGTCGAGGGCCAGATCGAAGGCGGCGCGCAGATGGGGCTGGGCTACGCCCTCTCGGAAGAGCTGATCGTGGCCGACGGCCAGGTGCTGAACCCCGACTTCCACCACTACCGCCTCTTCACCGCCGCCGACATGCCCGAGATCGAGACCATCCTCGTCGAAACCGACGACCCCGGCGGGCCTTACGGGGCCAAAGGCGTGGGCGAGATGGGCGGCACGCCCACCGCCGCCGCCATCGCCAACGCCATCTACGACGCCACCAAAGGTGGCGCCGCCTCCAAAGGTGGCGCCGCCTCCAAAGGTGGCGCCGCCTCCAAAGGTGGTGGCGCCGCCATTGGCATCCGCCTGACCGAGCTGCCCATGACCCCCGAACGGGTCTTGGCCGCCATCCTCCAACGCGACCAGGAGACCGCATGA
- a CDS encoding type II toxin-antitoxin system PemK/MazF family toxin, protein MKYQWCVFLATLDPVSGSEQGGRRPVLVVSRERINQLLPVVNVIPLTSKKSADRVIYPNEVLLPSGTAGLLVDSIALCYQIRTLDKSRLERSLGELAGFGLRQKIIEAMHFQLDI, encoded by the coding sequence ATGAAATACCAATGGTGTGTTTTCCTTGCCACCCTGGATCCTGTGAGCGGATCGGAGCAGGGCGGTCGGCGTCCAGTCTTGGTTGTGAGTAGAGAGCGGATCAATCAGCTTTTGCCAGTGGTGAATGTTATTCCCTTGACTTCAAAGAAATCCGCTGATCGAGTCATCTATCCTAATGAGGTTCTTCTACCGTCGGGAACAGCGGGTTTACTTGTCGATTCAATTGCATTATGTTATCAAATCCGTACACTGGACAAAAGCAGACTAGAAAGGAGTCTCGGTGAACTAGCTGGTTTTGGGCTACGCCAAAAAATCATCGAAGCTATGCATTTTCAGCTAGACATATGA
- a CDS encoding methylmalonyl-CoA mutase → MSTKTRPVILESGIPVQPVYGPEDIGGGEAPPGIGRPGEFPFTRGIHPLMYRQRPFTMRQYAGFGTPAATNERFKFLIENGQTALNVAFDLPTQMGLDSADPLAEGEVGRVGMAVDTLADMEVAFAGIPIDRISVSLTVNAVAAPIMAMYFVVAEKHGLPLAEVRGTAQNDILKEHIGRGAWVFPVEPGVKLIGDTIEFCARQAPKYYPVSVCGYHIRESGAHPVQEIAYAFGIAQEYIRRGLARGLAVDEFAGQISFNFDIFGNFFEQIGKFRAARRLWARLMRDEFAAQDPRTMQMKMIAGGGGGGLTIEQPENNIVRGAYYALISALSGTQTMALCSYDEAYTIPTEKAALISLRTMQILIEEMGVGDTVDPLGGAYYVEWLTNEMENRIVAEMQRVQRQWGGIVPAVSEGLIQSEVARQAYESERRMQAGEIAKVGVNRYRMEEEAREVEMHPYRGEDAEESIRRTAQVKAGREAEAVAAALAQLHADAAAGQNTMPALMAAVRAYATLGEIMSVLKGVYGVFREPVRL, encoded by the coding sequence ATGTCAACCAAAACCCGCCCCGTCATCCTCGAATCAGGCATCCCCGTCCAGCCGGTCTACGGGCCGGAGGACATCGGCGGGGGCGAAGCGCCGCCGGGCATCGGCCGGCCGGGTGAGTTCCCCTTCACCCGCGGCATCCACCCGCTGATGTATCGCCAGCGCCCCTTCACCATGCGCCAGTACGCCGGGTTCGGCACACCCGCGGCCACCAACGAACGCTTCAAATTCCTGATCGAAAACGGCCAGACCGCGCTCAACGTCGCCTTCGACCTGCCCACGCAGATGGGGCTGGACTCGGCCGACCCCCTGGCCGAGGGCGAAGTGGGGCGGGTGGGCATGGCGGTGGATACCTTGGCCGACATGGAGGTGGCCTTCGCCGGCATCCCCATCGACCGCATCAGCGTCTCGCTGACCGTGAACGCGGTGGCCGCGCCGATCATGGCCATGTATTTCGTCGTGGCTGAAAAACACGGCCTGCCTCTGGCCGAAGTGCGCGGCACGGCCCAGAACGACATCCTCAAAGAACACATCGGCCGCGGGGCCTGGGTCTTCCCGGTGGAGCCGGGCGTGAAGCTGATCGGCGACACGATCGAATTCTGCGCCCGCCAGGCGCCCAAATACTACCCCGTCTCCGTCTGCGGCTACCACATCCGCGAATCGGGCGCGCACCCGGTGCAGGAGATCGCCTACGCCTTCGGCATCGCCCAGGAATACATCCGCCGCGGGCTGGCCCGCGGGCTGGCCGTGGACGAATTCGCCGGCCAGATCTCCTTCAATTTCGACATCTTCGGCAATTTCTTCGAGCAGATCGGCAAATTCCGGGCGGCGCGGCGGCTGTGGGCCAGGCTAATGCGGGACGAATTCGCCGCCCAGGACCCGCGCACCATGCAGATGAAGATGATCGCCGGCGGCGGCGGCGGCGGGCTGACCATCGAGCAGCCAGAGAACAACATCGTGCGCGGGGCCTACTACGCCCTCATCTCCGCCCTCTCTGGCACGCAGACCATGGCCCTGTGCAGCTACGACGAGGCCTACACCATCCCCACCGAAAAGGCGGCGCTGATCTCGCTGCGCACGATGCAGATCCTGATCGAAGAGATGGGCGTGGGCGACACCGTGGATCCGTTGGGCGGCGCCTACTACGTGGAATGGCTGACGAACGAGATGGAGAACCGCATCGTGGCCGAGATGCAGCGGGTGCAGAGGCAGTGGGGCGGCATCGTGCCGGCGGTGAGCGAGGGCCTCATCCAGTCCGAGGTGGCGCGACAGGCCTATGAGAGCGAGCGCAGAATGCAGGCGGGCGAGATCGCCAAGGTGGGCGTCAATCGCTACCGCATGGAGGAGGAGGCGCGGGAGGTGGAGATGCACCCCTACCGCGGCGAGGATGCCGAGGAATCGATCCGCCGCACCGCCCAGGTGAAGGCGGGGCGCGAGGCCGAAGCCGTGGCCGCGGCCCTGGCCCAACTGCACGCTGACGCCGCCGCCGGCCAGAACACGATGCCGGCGCTGATGGCCGCCGTGCGCGCCTACGCCACCCTGGGCGAGATCATGAGCGTGCTCAAGGGCGTTTACGGCGTCTTTCGCGAGCCTGTACGATTATGA
- the hisC gene encoding histidinol-phosphate transaminase, translating to MTAPRLNPNLLSLPTYVAGKSVDEVKEELGLAEIIKLASNESPIGPSPRAIAAARAVLDQAHRYPGGLGLTLRRTLARRIDRGLHEDNFMLGNGGTDILRLITQAFVFDGGNTVMGRATFPMYKIFTTMFNGEPRLTPPCSDYRQDLDAMAAAIDADTRLVFLCSPNNPTGHTISQRQAERFMDRVPPHVVVVFDESYFEYVDDPDYADSLSFLHQGRPVLIVRSFSKAGGLANMRIGYLIGPVELANYVSRAKAPFHTGDVSLAAALASLDDADFIARQTQAVQEGRRYLYEALTGLGLHCLPSQANFVTFYDPPLPAEALTAALLRRGFIVRAMAGFGMPNAVRVSVGSPYENAAFIAALTAILTPVPA from the coding sequence ATGACCGCGCCCCGCCTGAACCCGAACCTCCTCAGCCTCCCCACCTATGTCGCCGGCAAATCGGTCGATGAAGTCAAGGAGGAGTTGGGGCTGGCCGAAATCATCAAACTGGCCTCGAACGAAAGCCCGATCGGGCCATCGCCGCGGGCGATTGCGGCCGCGCGGGCCGTGCTGGATCAGGCCCATCGCTACCCTGGCGGGCTGGGCCTGACCTTGCGCCGCACCCTGGCCCGGCGCATCGATCGCGGCCTGCACGAGGACAACTTCATGCTCGGCAATGGCGGCACCGACATCCTGCGACTGATCACGCAGGCTTTTGTCTTCGATGGCGGCAACACGGTGATGGGCCGCGCCACCTTTCCCATGTACAAGATCTTCACCACCATGTTCAACGGCGAGCCGCGCCTCACGCCGCCCTGCTCCGACTACCGCCAGGATCTCGACGCCATGGCCGCGGCCATCGACGCCGACACTCGCCTCGTCTTCCTCTGCTCGCCCAACAACCCCACCGGCCACACCATCTCGCAGCGCCAGGCGGAGCGATTCATGGACCGCGTGCCGCCGCACGTGGTGGTCGTATTCGATGAATCCTATTTCGAGTATGTCGATGACCCAGACTATGCCGACAGCCTGAGTTTTCTGCACCAGGGTCGCCCGGTGCTGATCGTGCGCAGCTTCTCCAAGGCCGGCGGGCTGGCCAACATGCGGATCGGCTATCTGATCGGGCCGGTCGAGCTGGCGAACTATGTCAGCCGCGCCAAAGCCCCCTTCCACACCGGCGATGTCTCGCTGGCCGCGGCCCTGGCCAGCCTGGACGACGCCGACTTCATCGCCCGGCAGACGCAGGCGGTGCAAGAGGGGCGCCGCTATCTGTACGAAGCCCTGACCGGCCTGGGTCTGCACTGCCTGCCCTCGCAGGCCAATTTCGTCACCTTCTACGACCCGCCCCTGCCGGCCGAGGCCCTGACCGCGGCCCTGCTCCGCCGCGGCTTCATCGTCCGGGCTATGGCCGGCTTCGGCATGCCCAACGCCGTGCGCGTCAGCGTGGGCAGCCCGTATGAAAATGCTGCTTTCATCGCCGCCCTGACCGCCATCCTGACCCCAGTCCCCGCCTGA
- a CDS encoding acyl-CoA dehydrogenase family protein — protein sequence MDFALSAEQIRFREAVRQFTAREVAPAAREMDERAEFPQALFQRCAANGYFGLRYPEAVGGMEADFLTYCLMIEELAAGSLALASIVAMQTLMGTDLVFRFGTDEHRARLIEPALRGEKIGTIAMTEPDFGSDLGGITTRAERSGEGWVITGRKMWITSATVADFFSVAAKTDPTAGFKGIDFFLVEKGMPGLSVGRRIDKLGVRASETSELILDGVQVPAAHLLGQQGTGFRNLGAILTQIRVMTGALGLGLGQAALDAAIRYANERAQFGKPIATYQAVAHKIAEMGTRLEAARTLVYRAAWDIDQGRRDNTLASMTKLFATETANFIADECTRIFGSYGFAMEYDAQRYYRDARFLLYGGGTSEILRTMIARDLTEAR from the coding sequence ATGGATTTCGCCCTCTCTGCCGAACAAATCCGCTTCCGCGAGGCCGTGCGCCAGTTCACCGCCCGCGAGGTGGCCCCCGCCGCCCGCGAGATGGACGAACGAGCCGAGTTTCCGCAGGCGTTGTTCCAGCGCTGCGCGGCCAACGGCTATTTCGGCCTGCGCTATCCCGAGGCCGTGGGGGGGATGGAGGCCGATTTCCTCACCTATTGCCTGATGATCGAGGAGTTGGCGGCCGGTTCGCTGGCCCTGGCCTCGATCGTGGCCATGCAGACGCTGATGGGCACCGATCTGGTCTTCCGCTTTGGCACGGATGAGCACCGCGCTCGCCTGATCGAGCCGGCGTTGCGGGGGGAGAAGATCGGAACCATCGCCATGACCGAGCCGGATTTCGGCTCCGACCTGGGCGGGATCACCACACGGGCCGAGCGCAGCGGCGAGGGCTGGGTGATCACCGGGCGCAAGATGTGGATCACCTCGGCCACGGTGGCCGATTTCTTCAGCGTGGCGGCCAAAACCGACCCGACCGCCGGGTTCAAGGGCATCGATTTCTTCCTGGTGGAGAAGGGCATGCCGGGCCTGAGTGTGGGCCGGCGCATCGACAAGCTGGGCGTGCGCGCCTCCGAGACCTCGGAACTGATCCTGGATGGGGTGCAGGTGCCGGCCGCCCATCTGCTGGGGCAGCAGGGCACGGGCTTCCGCAACCTGGGCGCCATCCTCACCCAGATCCGGGTGATGACGGGGGCGCTGGGGCTGGGGCTGGGCCAGGCGGCGCTGGATGCCGCCATCCGCTACGCCAATGAGCGGGCGCAGTTCGGCAAGCCCATCGCCACATACCAGGCCGTGGCCCACAAGATCGCGGAGATGGGCACGCGGCTGGAGGCGGCGCGCACGCTGGTCTACCGGGCGGCCTGGGACATCGACCAGGGCCGCCGCGACAACACCCTGGCCTCGATGACCAAGCTCTTTGCCACCGAAACCGCCAATTTCATCGCCGACGAATGCACCCGCATCTTCGGCAGCTATGGCTTTGCCATGGAATACGACGCCCAGCGCTACTACCGCGACGCCCGCTTCCTGCTCTACGGCGGCGGCACCTCCGAGATCCTGCGCACCATGATCGCCCGCGACCTGACCGAAGCCCGCTAG
- a CDS encoding hydantoinase/oxoprolinase family protein, which yields MRLGCDIGGTFTDFVLLDDASGEMHVYKCLTTPGDPSDAVEEGVRALSARLPDLARRLQEVIHGTTLVINAIIERKGAVTALLTTAGFGDVLEMGREIRYAPYDIFAEFPEPLVPRHRRLEVRERVRADGKVLIPLAEEEARAVVRHLPGLGVDSVAVCLLNSFENPAHELALKQIVQEELPGLSLSISYEVLPQIREYERTSTTVANAYVKPLVERYLRRLSGRLAGLGFAGRLFIMLSSGGVTSVETAAEFPVRIIESGPTAAVIAGEYFSRLFGMPEMFCFDMGGTTAKSCLIQDGQAGVVPTFEVGRVQRFMKGSGLTIQVPVVDLMEIGAGGGSIAHVSRMGTLQVGPESASAVPGPICYGRGGAQPTVTDADLLLGYLDAAYFLGGAMSLDAEAARKGIETQIAEPLGVSYLQAVWGIHDLINETMAAAAKTHIAERGGNPRLVTVAAFGGAGPVHAYGLARKLGAPRVVVPPNAGVGSALGFFTAPRAFDLVRSHKVPLASADFHEIERLFRTIEAEGERTLRRAGAIEPIVYTRSVDARFVGQGSETNLPLPDGDFGTFTPETLRRRFDEGYEKLYGRTYPEIPVEFVNFRVRASLPIQLLELPRLQTNRQGSNAARKGERLAYSGLAGGFIPFAVYDRYLLPPGAAFPGPAIIEERESTVIVGEDARARVDEFGFLWMELEGA from the coding sequence ATGCGCCTCGGCTGTGATATCGGCGGCACCTTCACCGATTTCGTGCTCTTGGACGACGCCAGCGGCGAAATGCACGTCTACAAATGCCTGACCACGCCCGGCGATCCCTCGGACGCGGTGGAAGAGGGCGTGCGGGCGCTGTCCGCGCGCCTCCCCGACCTGGCCAGGCGACTGCAAGAGGTCATCCACGGCACCACGCTGGTGATCAACGCCATCATCGAGCGCAAAGGCGCGGTCACCGCCCTGCTGACCACGGCGGGCTTCGGCGATGTGCTGGAGATGGGCCGCGAAATCCGCTACGCACCCTACGATATCTTCGCCGAATTTCCGGAACCGCTCGTCCCCCGCCACCGCCGACTAGAAGTGCGGGAGCGGGTGCGGGCCGACGGCAAGGTGCTGATCCCCCTGGCGGAGGAGGAGGCGCGGGCCGTCGTCCGCCATCTCCCCGGCCTGGGCGTGGACTCCGTGGCCGTCTGCCTGCTCAACTCCTTCGAGAACCCGGCCCACGAGCTGGCGCTGAAACAGATCGTCCAGGAAGAGCTGCCCGGCCTCTCCCTCTCCATCTCCTACGAGGTGCTGCCGCAGATCCGCGAGTACGAGCGCACCAGCACCACGGTCGCCAATGCTTATGTCAAGCCGCTGGTCGAACGCTACCTGCGCCGGCTGTCCGGGCGCCTGGCCGGGCTGGGCTTTGCCGGGCGCCTGTTCATCATGCTTTCCAGCGGCGGCGTCACCTCGGTCGAGACCGCGGCGGAGTTCCCGGTGCGGATCATCGAATCTGGCCCGACGGCGGCGGTCATCGCCGGAGAATATTTCAGCCGTCTGTTTGGGATGCCGGAGATGTTTTGCTTCGATATGGGCGGCACGACGGCCAAATCCTGCCTGATCCAGGACGGACAGGCGGGCGTGGTGCCGACGTTCGAGGTGGGGCGGGTGCAACGCTTTATGAAAGGCAGCGGCCTGACGATTCAAGTGCCGGTGGTGGATTTGATGGAGATCGGCGCCGGCGGGGGGAGCATCGCCCACGTCAGCCGGATGGGCACCCTGCAAGTGGGGCCAGAAAGCGCCAGCGCCGTCCCCGGCCCGATCTGCTACGGGCGGGGCGGCGCGCAACCCACCGTCACCGACGCCGATCTGCTGCTCGGCTACCTGGACGCGGCTTACTTTCTGGGGGGCGCAATGTCCCTGGACGCGGAGGCTGCCCGGAAAGGGATCGAGACCCAAATTGCCGAACCCCTGGGCGTCTCGTATTTGCAGGCGGTGTGGGGCATCCACGATCTGATCAACGAGACCATGGCCGCAGCGGCGAAAACACACATCGCCGAACGGGGCGGCAACCCCCGGCTGGTCACAGTGGCCGCGTTCGGGGGCGCGGGGCCGGTGCACGCCTACGGACTGGCGCGCAAACTGGGCGCGCCGCGCGTCGTCGTCCCGCCCAACGCGGGGGTGGGGTCGGCGCTCGGGTTTTTCACCGCCCCGCGCGCCTTCGATCTGGTGCGGAGTCACAAAGTCCCGCTGGCGAGTGCGGATTTCCACGAGATCGAACGCCTTTTCCGCACCATCGAGGCGGAGGGCGAAAGGACGCTACGAAGAGCCGGGGCCATCGAACCCATCGTTTACACCCGCTCGGTGGATGCGCGGTTCGTCGGGCAGGGTTCGGAAACCAACCTGCCCCTGCCGGACGGCGATTTCGGCACGTTCACCCCGGAGACGCTGCGCCGCCGGTTCGACGAAGGGTACGAGAAACTGTATGGGCGCACCTACCCGGAGATTCCGGTGGAGTTCGTCAACTTCCGCGTGCGGGCGAGTTTGCCGATCCAATTGCTGGAGTTGCCCCGTTTGCAGACGAACAGGCAAGGTTCGAACGCGGCGCGGAAAGGCGAACGGCTGGCGTACTCCGGCCTGGCGGGGGGCTTCATCCCCTTTGCCGTCTACGACCGCTACCTGCTCCCGCCCGGCGCCGCCTTCCCCGGCCCGGCCATCATCGAGGAGCGGGAGTCCACCGTGATCGTGGGCGAGGACGCGCGGGCGCGGGTGGATGAGTTTGGGTTTTTGTGGATGGAGTTGGAGGGCGCATGA
- a CDS encoding CoA transferase, translated as MSSTPLSLTILSLEQATILPFMTLRLALEGARVIRVEAPPRGDPNRWVGPEVIAGEGGMNAYFLPHNLGKEAITLDLGSAGGRALLHRLIRELPVDVFATNQRPRSYQKLGIDYETLAALKPDLIWLGITGFGPDNDEAAYDPVLQARAGFMELTGEKAGEPMVFGLPMVDLGAGEHAYGQVMKALYQRAHSGEGCRIDISMFQSALSWMNSPILLSQSFGLPTTRHGNTHPFFAPASVYPAADGYLYLAVGNDRQWAAIAELPAFAGLARADYARNAGRIADVGALNQSIAAITRTQPTAAWIETFNALGVPAARVNTLPDVCADPLLAGRMVRATDPRSGLEIAIPPPPVIPAPLQGQGLRVGFPPRLGEHNAAIFASLGLDAAQLAAEGVI; from the coding sequence ATGTCAAGCACCCCGCTCTCCCTCACCATCCTCTCCCTCGAACAGGCCACCATCCTGCCCTTCATGACCCTGCGGCTGGCCCTGGAGGGCGCCCGCGTGATCCGGGTGGAAGCGCCCCCGCGCGGGGATCCCAATCGCTGGGTGGGGCCGGAGGTGATCGCCGGGGAGGGCGGCATGAACGCCTACTTCCTGCCCCACAACCTGGGCAAAGAGGCGATCACCCTCGACCTGGGCAGCGCCGGCGGCCGGGCCTTGCTCCACCGCCTGATCCGCGAGCTGCCGGTAGATGTCTTCGCCACCAATCAGCGCCCGCGCAGCTACCAGAAGTTGGGCATCGACTACGAAACCCTGGCCGCTCTCAAGCCCGACCTGATCTGGCTGGGCATCACCGGCTTTGGCCCGGACAACGACGAGGCCGCCTACGACCCGGTCTTGCAGGCCCGCGCCGGCTTCATGGAACTGACCGGCGAAAAAGCGGGCGAGCCGATGGTCTTCGGCCTGCCGATGGTAGATTTGGGCGCCGGCGAGCACGCCTACGGCCAGGTGATGAAGGCCCTCTACCAGCGCGCGCACAGCGGCGAGGGCTGCCGCATCGACATCTCCATGTTCCAATCCGCCCTCTCCTGGATGAACTCGCCCATCCTGCTCAGCCAGAGCTTTGGCCTGCCCACCACCCGGCACGGCAACACCCACCCCTTCTTTGCACCCGCCTCGGTCTATCCCGCCGCCGATGGCTACCTCTACCTGGCCGTGGGCAACGACCGCCAATGGGCGGCCATCGCCGAACTGCCCGCGTTCGCCGGTCTGGCCCGCGCCGACTACGCTCGCAACGCCGGTCGCATCGCCGACGTCGGCGCCCTGAACCAGAGCATCGCCGCCATCACCCGCACGCAGCCCACCGCCGCCTGGATCGAGACCTTCAACGCCCTCGGTGTGCCCGCTGCCCGCGTCAACACCCTGCCCGATGTCTGCGCCGACCCCTTGCTGGCCGGCCGCATGGTGCGGGCGACCGACCCCCGCTCCGGCCTGGAGATCGCCATCCCGCCGCCGCCGGTCATCCCCGCGCCGTTGCAGGGCCAGGGGCTGCGGGTGGGCTTCCCGCCCCGGCTGGGCGAGCACAACGCCGCCATCTTTGCCAGCCTGGGCCTGGATGCCGCCCAACTCGCCGCCGAAGGAGTGATCTGA